A segment of the Streptomyces sp. NBC_00376 genome:
ACGGGCTCGACGCCACCCCGCAGACCCCCGGGCTCGTAGTCACCGTCTGCGTCATGCTCGGCTCCACCGCCTACGACGGCTTCTCCGACGCCCCGTCCTGGATCAACACCGTCCAGACCTCACCCCTGGGCCGCACCACCGCCGCCACCCTGGGGCTCCTGGGCGCCGTCGCCCTCGTCGCCACCCTCTATGCCCTCTGTGCCGGTGCCGTACGGCTGATCTCCGGTCAACTGCCCCACCCCCTCACGGCCTTCGCCCACTCGCTCGTCCCGATCGCCCTCGGCTATCTGATCGCCCACTACTTCACACTCTTCGTCACCGAAGGTCCACGTACGGTCATGGTGGCATTCGGCACTGACAATCCGTCCCCGCCCGAGTCGCCCCTGGGCCCCGGCGGTGTCGCCACGCTCCAGGTCGCCGCGATCGTCCTCGGCCACGTACTCGGCGTCATCGCCGCCCACGACCGTTCCGTACGCCTCTTCCCGTCCGGCCGCGCCGTCGCGGGACAACTCCCGCTGCTGGTCCTGATGATCACGTACACCATCGGCGGGCTGTCACTGCTCATCGCGTGAGGACCACGCTGCCCGGCGCATGAGGATCACGCCGCTCGTCGCGTGAGAACCAACGTCGCTCATCGTGTGAGAACCACGCCGGAAACAGGCGGCCACCGCCGCAGAGGAGACCCACGGCATCATGGAGCCCGTGCCCCATACGAACACGAACCTCCGCTGCGCCCCCGTGCAGCAGCGCAGCGCCGAGCGCCTCGCCCGGATACTCGACGCCTGCGCCGAACTCCTCGACGAGACCGGCTACGAGCAGTTGTCCACCAGGGCCGTGGCCATCCGTGCCGGGGTTCCCATCGGCTCCGTGTACCGGTTCTTCTCCAACAAGCGCGCACTGACCGACGCGCTGGCCCGGCGCAATCTGGACAGCTACGCCGAACGCGTCACCGCCCGCCTGGCCGTCATCCCGGCCGCGGACTGGCGCAGCGCCATCGATGCCGTGCTGGACGAATACCTGGCGATGAAGCGCTCCGTGGCCGGATTCGCTCTCGTCGACTTCGGTGCGGCGGCACCCGAGGATGACCTCGCCAACGACGCCAACCAGCGGGTCGCGGGCCGGCTCGGCGAACTCCTCTCCGGGTACCTGGGCGCCACCTCCGACGAGGATCTGTCGCGTACCGTCCTGGTCTGCGTCGAGGCCGCCGACGCCCTCCTCCAACTCGCCTTCCGCGCCGACCCGTCGGGCGACCAGGCCATCGTCGCCGAGACCCGCACCATGCTGCGGGCCTACCTGGCGCGCGTACTGGAGTGACGGGAACGGCGGCCTCCCCGCCGTGCGTACCGGTCGGTATGCTCGCCGTGCTTGCCCACGTACGCGCGCCACCGCTGTCGCCGCCCCGGGGAGGGCCCATGTCGCACGACCCCAGCAGCTCCCGTACCGCCCTGCGCATCTGCCCTCTCTGCGAGGCCACCTGCGGGCTCAGCCTCACCATCGAGGGGAGCAGGGTCACCGGCGCCCGGGGCGACCGGGAGGACGTGCTCAGCCACGGCTTCATCTGCCCCAAGGGTGCGTCCATCGGCGGGCTGGACGCCGACCCCGACCGGCTGCGCACCCCCCTCGTCCGCCGGGACGGCGTCCTGACGGAGGCGACCTGGGGCGAGGCGTTCGACGTGATCGCCCGCGCTCTGCCCGCCCTGACCGAGGAGCACGGGCCGCAGGCGGTCGGCGTCGTCCTCGGCAACCCGAACGTGCACACCGTGGCCGGCGCGCTCTACCCGTCCGCGCTGCTCTCCGCCCTGCGTACTCGGGCCCTGTTCACCGCGAGCACCCTCGACCAGATGCCCAAGCACGTCTCCAGCGGACTGCTCTTCGGGGATCCGAACGCCATCCCGGTGCCCGACCTCGACCGCACCGGCCATCTGCTGCTCCTCGGCGCCAACCCGCTCGAATCCAACGGCAGCCTCTGCACCGCCCCCGACTTCCCAGGCCGGCTCAAGGCGCTGCGCCGCCGCGGCGGCACCCTCACCGTCGTCGACCCGCGCCGCACCCGCACCGCCCGCCTCGCCGACCGGCACGTCGCCATTCGCCCCGGCACCGACGCCCTCCTCCTCGCCGCCCTCGCCCACGTCCTGTTCGACGAGAAGCTCACCGACCCGGGCGCGCTCGCCGGCCATGTCGAAGGGCTCGGCGAAGTGGCGGACGCCATGGCGGAGTTCACGCCCGAGGCGGTCGCCCCGGCCTGCGGCGTGGACGCCGTCACCATCCGTACGATCGCCCGCGAACTGGCCGCTGCCCCCTCCGCCGCGGTCTACGGACGCATCGGCAGCTGCACCGTCGAGCACGGCACCCTCGCCAGCTGGCTCGTCGACGTACTCAACATCATCACCGGCAACCTCGACCGCCCCGGCGGCGCGCTCTTCCCGCTCTCCGCCACCGCCCGCGCTCCCCGCCCCGCCACGCCCGGCAAGGGCTTCGCCCTCGGGCGCTGGACGAGCAGGGTCTCCGGCCACCCCGAGGCCAAGGGCGAACTGCCCGTCGCCGCGCTCGCCGAGGAGATCGAGACGCCGGGGGAGGGCAGGATCCGCGCCCTGATCGTGCTCGCCGCCAACCCGGTGCTCTCCGCACCCGACGGCGACCGGCTCGACCGGGCCCTCGGCGGGCTCGACTTCATGGTCAGCGTCGATCCGTATCTCAACGAGACCTCGCTCCACGCGGACGTGGTGCTGCCCCCGCCGCCGCCCTCGCGCAGCGCCCACTTCGACTTCGCGTTCAACGCCCTCGCCGTGCGCAACCAGGTCCGCTACACCCGGCCCGCCGTGCCCCTGGAGGACGGCCTGCTCGACGAGAGCGAGATCCTGGCCCGGCTCGTCCTCGCCGTCTCCGGGATGCACGGGGCCGACCCGTCCGCGGTGGACGACCTGGTCATCGACCGGATGCTGACCAGGGCCGTGGCCGACCCGCACTCGCCCGTGCACGGCCGGAGCCCCGCCCCGCTCGCCGCCGCCCTCACCGGCCGCACCGGACCCGAACGCCGCCTCGACCTGATGCTCCGCCTCGGCCCGTACGGCGACGGCTTCGGCGCCGACCCGGACGGCCTCACCCTGGAGCGCCTGCTCGATCATCCGCACGGCATCGACCTCGGACCGCTCCGGCCTCGGATCCCGGAGGTCCTGACCACCCGCAGCGGGCGCATCGAACTCCTCCCCGGACCGATCGCCGCCGACCTGCCCAGGCTCCGCCACGCGCTGGCCGACCGGCAGGGACCGGACGCGCTCGTCCTCGTCGGCCGCCGCCATCTGCGCTCCAACAACAGCTGGCTGCACAACATCGCCGAACTGAGCGGCGGCTCCAACGTCTGCACCCTGCAGGTGCACCCCGCCGACGCGGCCCGGCTGGGGCTGGTGGACGGCGGCCCGGCCACCGTCGCATCGGACGGCGGCGCGGTCACCGCCCCGGTCGAGATCACCGACGGCGTACGGCCGGGAGTGGTGAGCCTCCCGCACGGGTGGGGCCACCACCGCCCCGGCACCCGGCTCTCCGTCGCCGCCGCCCGCCCCGGTGTCAACGTCAACCAGCTGCTCGACGGCACCCGGCTCGACCCGCTCTCCGGCACCGCCGTGCTCAACGGGTTCCCGGTGACGGTGACCCCCGCCAAACCATGACCCCCACGTTGACCTGGGGTTTTGCTCGTATTGCTCGCATGTCAACATCTTGTTAACGCTTCGAGTCGCGCCCTAACGTCATCCGCACCGCCGAGTCCGGTGGGAGTTCAAGGGTGAGCGATAGGTATCCACATGCTGACAATCCTCGGCTTCGCCATGATTGCGACCTTCCTGGTCCTGATCATGCTGAAGAAGATGTCGCCGATCGCGGCGCTGGTCCTGATCCCCGCGCTGTTCTGCGTCGCGGTCGGGCAGGGCGCGAAGCTCGGTGACTACGTCATCGAAGGCGTCGGCAATCTGGCGCCGACCGCCGCGATGCTGATGTTCGCCATCGTCTACTTCGGCGTGATGATCGACGTCGGCCTCTTCGACCCGATCGTGCGGGGCATCCTGCGCTTCTGCAAGGCAGACCCGATGCGGATCGTCGTGGGTACGGCGGTGCTCGCCGCCATCGTCTCCCTCGACGGTGACGGCTCCACCACCTTCATGATCACCGTCTCGGCGATGTATCCGCTCTACAAGCGCCTCAAGATGAGCCTGGTCGTGATGACCGGTGTCGCCGCCACGGCGAACGGCGTCATGAACACCCTTCCCTGGGGCGGCCCCACCGCCCGCGCCGCCACCGCGCTCAAGCTCGACGCGGGGGACATCTTCGTCCCGATGATCCCGGCGCTCGGCGTCGGACTGGCCGCCGTCCTGCTGCTCGCCGTCGTGCTCGGCCGACGCGAGCGCAAGCGGCTCGGCATGCTCACCCTCGACGAGGCGCTGGCCACCGGGACGGCCATGGAGCCGGAGACCGTACTGGTCGGGGCTGGCGGCGGCAACGACCGCACCCGCAAGAACTCCGGCGGCGCCGGAACGCGCACGGGCGGCGACGCGGCGCAGAACGCGGGACCGGACGTGGACGGGGACATCGACGCCGACGGGGACGAGGACGGGGACGAGGGCTTCAAGGGGCTGGACCCGAACCGGGCCACCCTGCGCCCGAAGCTCTACTGGTTCAACGCGGGTCTCACCATTGCTCTGCTCACCGCGATGATCATGGAACTGATGCCGATCCCGGTGCTCTTCCTGCTCGGCGCGGCCCTCGCCCTCACCGTCAACTTCCCCCACATGCCCGACCAGCGGGCCCGGATCGCCGCCCACGCCGACAACGTCCTCAACGTCTCCGGCATGGTCTTCGCCGCCGCCGTCTTCACCGGCGTCCTCTCCGGCACGGGCATGGTCGAGCACATGGCCGACTGGCTCGTCGGCGCGATCCCCTCCGGCATGGGCCCGCACATGGCGATCGTCACCGGCATCCTCAGCATCCCGCTGACGTACTTCATGTCCAACGACGGCTTCTACTTCGGTGTCGTCCCGGTGCTCGCCGAGGCGGGCGCCGCCCACGGTGTCTCCCCGCTGGAGATCGCCCGCGCCTCCCTGGTCGGTCAGCCCCTGCACATGTCGTCCCCGCTCGTCCCGGCCGTCTACGTGCTCGTCGGCATGGCGAAGGTCGAGTTCGGCGACCACACCAGGTTCACCGTCAAGTGGGCGGCGCTCACCTCGCTGGTGATCCTCTGCGCCGGTCTCCTGTTCGGCATCATCTGACCGTGCGCACCGTCCAAGAGCCCGGCAGGAGCTGGCTGCTGCGCCTCGTCATCGCCTTCGCCTTCGCGCAGGGGGCGGTGTCGATGGCGCGGCCCGCCGTCTCCTGATCGCCGGGGTGGCGGGCACCGCGGCACCGTTCGTCATGCTCGGCGCCCTCCTGGTCGCGGCGGCGGGACTGGGCGTACGAGGCGGGCGGCGGGACGGGAAGGCCGGTGCCGCCCCGGCGCGGGACGGGGAGCCCGGTGCCGCCCCGGCGGCCGCACCGGCACCGCGGCCCCGGCGGCGCCCCACCGACCGGAACCGCGCCTGACCTCCCCCGCCGCCCCCCGCCTGACCCCAGCCCGGACGCCGCCGCCCCGGACGTCTCGCTGCGGGGGAACCCGTTCGTTGACCTCAAGTCCACTGGAGGTCGTACGTTCCTCCCATGAGCATGGAAACCACGGCGTGGACACAGCTCCACAACGTCATGAACGCGCAAGCGGACCGACGCCCCTTCGACCGGAACACCCTGCGGCGCATCGCCGCGTTCGCCCGCCCGCACCGGCGCCGGGTCGCCCTCTTCCTGATCCTGAGCGTGGCGACGGCGCTGCTCGCGGTCGCCACCCCCGTCCTCGCCGGCCGCGTCGTCAACGCCATCGTGACCGGCAAGGAGTCGGGCACCGTCACCCGGCTGTCCCTCCTCATCGCCGTGATCGCCGTCGCGGAGGCCGCGCTCGGCCTGGTCAGCCGCTGGCTCTCGGCCAATCTCGGCGAGGGCCTGATCCTCGATCTGCGCACCGCCGTCTTCGACCATGTGCAGCGCATGCCGGTCGCGTTCTTCACCCGGACCCGCACCGGCGCGCTCGTCAGCCGACTCAACAACGACGTCATCGGCGCCCAGCGGGCCTTCAGCAACACCCTGTCCGGGGTCGTCAGCAATGTCGTGACCCTGCTGCTCACGCTCGGCGTGATGCTCTCCATCTCCTGGCAGATCACCGTGCTCGCACTGGTGCTGCTGCCGGTCTTCGTCCTGCCGGCCCGCCGGATGGGCTCCCGGATGGCGAGACTCCAACGGGAGGCCGCGGCCCACAACGCCGCGATGGGCACCCGGATGACCGAGCGCTTCTCCGCCCCCGGCGCCACCCTGATCAAGCTCTTCGGTCGCCCCGCCGACGAGTCCGCCGAATTCGCCGTCAGGGCGGGCCGGGTGCGTGACATCGGCGTACGCACGGCCATGGCCCAGTCCGCGTTCATCACCGCCCTCACCCTCGTCTCCGCGCTGGCCCTCGCCCTGGTCTACGGGCTCGGCGGGTTCTACGCGCTGCGCGGGCAGCTGGACGCGGGCGCGGTCGTGGCCCTGGCCCTCCTGCTGACCCGGCTCTACGCACCGCTCACCGCACTGGCCGGGGCGCGCGTCGAGGTGATGAGCGCGCTCGTCAGCTTCGAGCGGGTCTTCGAGGTCCTCGACCTCAAGCCGCTCATCGAGCAGAAGCCCGACGCCCGCGCGGTCCCGGACGGCCCGGTGTCCGTCGAGTTCGACCAGGTGCGGTTCGGCTACCCCTCCGCCGACAAGGTCTCGCTCGCCTCGCTGGAGGACGTCGCGAGCCTCGACACCCGCGGCGGCGACGAGGTGCTGCGCGGCATCTCCTTCCGCGCCGAACCCGGCCAGACCGTCGCACTCGTCGGCTCCTCCGGCGCCGGCAAGTCGACCATCGCCCAACTGCTGCCCCGCCTGTACGACACCGACGAGGGTTCGGTACGCATCGGCGGCGTCGACGTACGCGACCTGACCTCCGACACCCTGCGCGACACCCTCGGCATGGTCACCCAGGACGGCCACCTCTTCCACGAGTCGGTCCGCGCCAACCTGCTGCTCGCCCGCCCCGGAGCCACCGAGGAGGACCTCTGGGACGCGCTGCGCCGCTCACGCCTGGACGGACTCGTCGCCTCGCTGCCCGACGGGCTCGACACCGTCGTCGGCGAACGCGGCTACCGACTCTCCGGCGGCGAACGCCAGCGCCTCACCATCGCCCGGCTGCTGCTGGCCCGCCAGCGCGTCGTCATCCTCGACGAGGCCACCGCCCACCTCGACAACACCTCCGAGGCGGCCGTCCAGGAAGCACTCACCGAGGCGCTCGCCGGCCGCACCGCGGTCGTGATCGCCCACCGGCTCTCCACCGTACGGGCGGCCGACCTCATCCTGGTCGTGGAGAACGGGCGGATCGTGGAGCGGGGCACGCACGACGAACTCCTCGCGGCCGGCGGCCGGTACGAGGAGCTGTACCGCACCCAGTTCGAGAACCCCGGTGCGGAGCCCGCGGAAATCGGCTGACTTCTCGGCCGCCCGGCGACCGGCGGCCGGCGGGGACCCGGCGGGTCCCGCCAGGACGACGGGTCAGCCGGGAAACCCGGTTCCGGCGGCGTCCCAGTTCGACGCGGCGGCCTC
Coding sequences within it:
- a CDS encoding ABC transporter ATP-binding protein — translated: MSMETTAWTQLHNVMNAQADRRPFDRNTLRRIAAFARPHRRRVALFLILSVATALLAVATPVLAGRVVNAIVTGKESGTVTRLSLLIAVIAVAEAALGLVSRWLSANLGEGLILDLRTAVFDHVQRMPVAFFTRTRTGALVSRLNNDVIGAQRAFSNTLSGVVSNVVTLLLTLGVMLSISWQITVLALVLLPVFVLPARRMGSRMARLQREAAAHNAAMGTRMTERFSAPGATLIKLFGRPADESAEFAVRAGRVRDIGVRTAMAQSAFITALTLVSALALALVYGLGGFYALRGQLDAGAVVALALLLTRLYAPLTALAGARVEVMSALVSFERVFEVLDLKPLIEQKPDARAVPDGPVSVEFDQVRFGYPSADKVSLASLEDVASLDTRGGDEVLRGISFRAEPGQTVALVGSSGAGKSTIAQLLPRLYDTDEGSVRIGGVDVRDLTSDTLRDTLGMVTQDGHLFHESVRANLLLARPGATEEDLWDALRRSRLDGLVASLPDGLDTVVGERGYRLSGGERQRLTIARLLLARQRVVILDEATAHLDNTSEAAVQEALTEALAGRTAVVIAHRLSTVRAADLILVVENGRIVERGTHDELLAAGGRYEELYRTQFENPGAEPAEIG
- a CDS encoding CitMHS family transporter, coding for MLTILGFAMIATFLVLIMLKKMSPIAALVLIPALFCVAVGQGAKLGDYVIEGVGNLAPTAAMLMFAIVYFGVMIDVGLFDPIVRGILRFCKADPMRIVVGTAVLAAIVSLDGDGSTTFMITVSAMYPLYKRLKMSLVVMTGVAATANGVMNTLPWGGPTARAATALKLDAGDIFVPMIPALGVGLAAVLLLAVVLGRRERKRLGMLTLDEALATGTAMEPETVLVGAGGGNDRTRKNSGGAGTRTGGDAAQNAGPDVDGDIDADGDEDGDEGFKGLDPNRATLRPKLYWFNAGLTIALLTAMIMELMPIPVLFLLGAALALTVNFPHMPDQRARIAAHADNVLNVSGMVFAAAVFTGVLSGTGMVEHMADWLVGAIPSGMGPHMAIVTGILSIPLTYFMSNDGFYFGVVPVLAEAGAAHGVSPLEIARASLVGQPLHMSSPLVPAVYVLVGMAKVEFGDHTRFTVKWAALTSLVILCAGLLFGII
- a CDS encoding molybdopterin-dependent oxidoreductase, with product MSHDPSSSRTALRICPLCEATCGLSLTIEGSRVTGARGDREDVLSHGFICPKGASIGGLDADPDRLRTPLVRRDGVLTEATWGEAFDVIARALPALTEEHGPQAVGVVLGNPNVHTVAGALYPSALLSALRTRALFTASTLDQMPKHVSSGLLFGDPNAIPVPDLDRTGHLLLLGANPLESNGSLCTAPDFPGRLKALRRRGGTLTVVDPRRTRTARLADRHVAIRPGTDALLLAALAHVLFDEKLTDPGALAGHVEGLGEVADAMAEFTPEAVAPACGVDAVTIRTIARELAAAPSAAVYGRIGSCTVEHGTLASWLVDVLNIITGNLDRPGGALFPLSATARAPRPATPGKGFALGRWTSRVSGHPEAKGELPVAALAEEIETPGEGRIRALIVLAANPVLSAPDGDRLDRALGGLDFMVSVDPYLNETSLHADVVLPPPPPSRSAHFDFAFNALAVRNQVRYTRPAVPLEDGLLDESEILARLVLAVSGMHGADPSAVDDLVIDRMLTRAVADPHSPVHGRSPAPLAAALTGRTGPERRLDLMLRLGPYGDGFGADPDGLTLERLLDHPHGIDLGPLRPRIPEVLTTRSGRIELLPGPIAADLPRLRHALADRQGPDALVLVGRRHLRSNNSWLHNIAELSGGSNVCTLQVHPADAARLGLVDGGPATVASDGGAVTAPVEITDGVRPGVVSLPHGWGHHRPGTRLSVAAARPGVNVNQLLDGTRLDPLSGTAVLNGFPVTVTPAKP
- a CDS encoding TetR/AcrR family transcriptional regulator — its product is MEPVPHTNTNLRCAPVQQRSAERLARILDACAELLDETGYEQLSTRAVAIRAGVPIGSVYRFFSNKRALTDALARRNLDSYAERVTARLAVIPAADWRSAIDAVLDEYLAMKRSVAGFALVDFGAAAPEDDLANDANQRVAGRLGELLSGYLGATSDEDLSRTVLVCVEAADALLQLAFRADPSGDQAIVAETRTMLRAYLARVLE